In a genomic window of Phycodurus eques isolate BA_2022a chromosome 2, UOR_Pequ_1.1, whole genome shotgun sequence:
- the LOC133417776 gene encoding zinc finger protein OZF-like, whose translation MCARTTARDAEKLCGIEEEKKRRRQLLDAVCKQPRLVLRRADVSEYLRPGQREAELTHVKEEEGPEPLHMKQEALETTHIKEKEESEPPYIKEEEQEGEITKFPLTGVNVKREEDNGEHCGGSQAHDLSAYDDTTSHSSDYDEDDDDEEQHPHGDKKCHTRKKCLKCSHCDRTFCNKSSLTAHKRTHTGEKKFACSVCGKKFSRKYNLRIHTRKHTGEKPYACSVCGKRYTKKSHLTRHAKTHTGDKPFACSICGRRFTQKVDLTRHTRTHTGEKPFPCSVCGKRFSQNNLMHFRTHTGEKPYACSVCGKSFASKPHLTRHTRTHTGEKPFACSVCGRRFSNKDDLKGHTRRHSSEKPFACPVCGKTFYRKSDLKMHTRTHTGEKPFACSVCSKRFTSKADLKRHTRTHTGEKPFACSVCGKRFTLKAHLTKHSNTHGAENIQLRCVR comes from the exons ATGTGCGCGAGAACGACCGCAAGGGACGCGGAGAAACTTTGCGGAATAGAAGAGGAGAAGAAGCGACGACGCCAACTGCTGGACGCGGTTTGCAAGCAGCCTCGACTTGTGCTACgcagagcag ACGTCAGTGAGTATCTTCGTCCTGGGCAGCGCGAGGCCGAGTTAACCCACgtcaaagaggaggaggggccAGAGCCTCTTCACATGAAACAAGAGGCGCTGGAGACCACTCATATTAAAGAGAAAGAGGAATCCGAGCCCCCTTACATTAAAGAAGAAGAGCAGGAGGGCGAAATCACCAAATTTCCGTTGACCGGTGTCAATGTGAAGCGTGAAGAAGATAATGGAGagcactgtggaggatcacaagcgcACGACCTATCAGCTTATGATGACACAACATCACACTCTTCTGActatgatgaagatgatgatgatgaagaacaaCACCCTCACGGTGATAAGAAATGTCACACTCGCAAGAAATGTCTTAAATGTTCTCACTGTGACAGAACGTTTTGCAACAAGTCATCGTTGACAGCGcacaaaagaacacacactggagaaaaaaagtttgcctGCTCGGTTTGTGGGAAAAAGTTTTCTCGCAAGTACAATTTAAGAATTCACACGAGAaagcacacgggagaaaaaccttatgcctgctccgtttgtggtaaaagatacacaaaaaagtcacatttaacAAGAcacgcaaaaacacacactggagataAACCATTTGCTTGCTCCATATGTGGCagaagattcactcagaaggtaGATTTAACAAGACACACGAGAACACACACCggcgagaaaccttttccctgctcggtttgtggtaaaagattctctcagaataATTTAATGCActtcagaacacacacaggagaaaaaccttatgcctgctcagtttgtggtaaaagcttTGCTTCAAAGCCACATTTAACAAGACACAcgagaacgcacactggagaaaaaccttttgcatgctctgTTTGCGGTAGAAGATTCAGTAATAAGGATGATTTAAAAGGACACACAAGAAGACACTCTAGTGAGAAACCATTTGCGTGCCCGGTATGCGGGAAAACGTTTTACAGAAAGTCAgatttaaaaatgcacacaagaacacacacaggagaaaagccttttgcctgctcagtttgtagtAAAAGATTCACTTCCAAGGcagatttaaaaagacacacaagaacacacaccggagaaaagccctttgcctgctcagtttgtgggaaaAGATTCACTTTAAAGGCACATTTAACAAAACACAGCAACACACACGGGGCAGAAAACATTCAGTTGCGGTGTGTGAGATAA